From Haliaeetus albicilla chromosome 31, bHalAlb1.1, whole genome shotgun sequence, one genomic window encodes:
- the LOC138683176 gene encoding olfactory receptor 14A16-like isoform X2 yields the protein MSNSSSITQFLLLAFANTRELQLLHFWLFLGIYLAALLGNGLIITTIACDHHLHRPMYFFLLNLSVLDLGSISTTVPKSIANSLWDTGAISYPACATQAFLLVFLMSAECFLLTVMAYDRYVAICKPLHYGTLLGSRACVHMAAAAWGSGFLNAVLHTANTFSLPLCQGNAVDQFFCEIPQILKLSCSDAYLREVGVLVVSVCLGFGCFVFIVLSYGQIFRAVLRIPSEQGRHKAFSTCLPHLAVVSLFISTAIFAYLKPPSISSPRQDLVVAVLYSVVPPALNPLIYSMRNHEIKDLNGALRKVISWAFFNTGKLPVFFHK from the coding sequence atgtccaacagcagctccatcacccagttcctcctcctggcatttgccaACAcacgggagctgcagctcttgcacttctggctcttcctgggcatctacctggctgccctcctgggaaaTGGCCTCATCATCACCACCATAGCCTgtgaccaccacctccacagacccatgtacttcttcctcctcaacctctctGTTCTTGACCttggctccatctccaccactgtccccaaatCCATTGCCAATTCCCTCTGGGACACCGGGGCCATCTCCTACCCAGCATGTGCTACCCAGGCATTTCTGTTAGTCTTTTTGATGTCAGCAGAGTGTTTTCTTCTGactgtcatggcctatgaccgctacgttgccatctgcaaacccctgcactacgggaccctcctgggcagcagagcttgtgtccacatggcagcagctgcctggggcagtgggttcctcaatgctgtgctgcacactgccaatacattttcactacccctctgccaaggcaatgctgtggaccagttcttctgtgaaatcccccagatcctcaagctctcctgctcagatgcctacctcagggaagttggggTACTTGTGGTTAGTGTCTGTTTAGGCTttggctgttttgttttcattgtgctgtcctatgggcagatcttcagggctgtgctgaggatcccctctgaaCAGGGAcggcacaaagccttttccacgtgCCTCCCTCACTTGGCCGTGGTCTCCCTGTTTATCAGCACTGCCATatttgcctacctgaagcccccctccatctcctccccacgCCAGGACCTGGTGGTGGCAGTGCTCtactcagtggtgcctccagcactgaaccccctcatctacagcatgagaaacCATGAGATCAAGGAT
- the LOC138683176 gene encoding olfactory receptor 14A16-like isoform X1 has translation MSNSSSITQFLLLAFANTRELQLLHFWLFLGIYLAALLGNGLIITTIACDHHLHRPMYFFLLNLSVLDLGSISTTVPKSIANSLWDTGAISYPACATQAFLLVFLMSAECFLLTVMAYDRYVAICKPLHYGTLLGSRACVHMAAAAWGSGFLNAVLHTANTFSLPLCQGNAVDQFFCEIPQILKLSCSDAYLREVGVLVVSVCLGFGCFVFIVLSYGQIFRAVLRIPSEQGRHKAFSTCLPHLAVVSLFISTAIFAYLKPPSISSPRQDLVVAVLYSVVPPALNPLIYSMRNHEIKDALIKLMTGCFSEAINCLLSSA, from the coding sequence atgtccaacagcagctccatcacccagttcctcctcctggcatttgccaACAcacgggagctgcagctcttgcacttctggctcttcctgggcatctacctggctgccctcctgggaaaTGGCCTCATCATCACCACCATAGCCTgtgaccaccacctccacagacccatgtacttcttcctcctcaacctctctGTTCTTGACCttggctccatctccaccactgtccccaaatCCATTGCCAATTCCCTCTGGGACACCGGGGCCATCTCCTACCCAGCATGTGCTACCCAGGCATTTCTGTTAGTCTTTTTGATGTCAGCAGAGTGTTTTCTTCTGactgtcatggcctatgaccgctacgttgccatctgcaaacccctgcactacgggaccctcctgggcagcagagcttgtgtccacatggcagcagctgcctggggcagtgggttcctcaatgctgtgctgcacactgccaatacattttcactacccctctgccaaggcaatgctgtggaccagttcttctgtgaaatcccccagatcctcaagctctcctgctcagatgcctacctcagggaagttggggTACTTGTGGTTAGTGTCTGTTTAGGCTttggctgttttgttttcattgtgctgtcctatgggcagatcttcagggctgtgctgaggatcccctctgaaCAGGGAcggcacaaagccttttccacgtgCCTCCCTCACTTGGCCGTGGTCTCCCTGTTTATCAGCACTGCCATatttgcctacctgaagcccccctccatctcctccccacgCCAGGACCTGGTGGTGGCAGTGCTCtactcagtggtgcctccagcactgaaccccctcatctacagcatgagaaacCATGAGATCAAGGATGCCCTGATAAAACTAATGACTGgatgcttttcagaagcaataaaCTGCCTCTTGTCTTCTGCATAG